A stretch of Nitrospira sp. DNA encodes these proteins:
- a CDS encoding YdiU family protein, producing the protein MHIQFDNTYARELEGTYVPWQPTKVPSPKLLRLNTNLGVQLNLSMEVLNSPMGSAILSGNEIPAGATPIAQAYAGHQFGNFAPQLGDGRALLLGEVLGEDGRRRDLAFKGSGPTPFSRGGDGKAAVGPVLREYLIGEFMHAMGIPTTRALAAVWTGEPVFRERPLPGAILTRVAASHLRIGTFEFFAAREEPRQVQRLVDYAIRRHDPQLTDHPHRYQEWFRAVADRQASLVARWMLVGFIHGVMNTDNTTISGETIDYGPCAFMEAYDPHAVFSSIDSQGRYAYHNQPHILRWNLARLAEAIAPLMNTVSGKPVVHPLIEVLETFPARYHDYWLTGLRKKLGLSTSEQGDDALAEEWLALLHTQGADYTLAWRYLADAAEGNVRPLQAMFHEPSVLSLWLKRWRMRLDRECVGAEAQAASMRHTNPLYIPRNHRVEEALTAATDHADLAPFDRLLKAVTRPFDEDPELHAYVAPAPTEVTACYQTFCGT; encoded by the coding sequence GTGCACATTCAATTTGACAACACCTATGCCAGGGAACTCGAAGGCACGTATGTTCCCTGGCAACCTACCAAGGTCCCTTCGCCAAAGCTTCTTCGATTGAATACGAACCTAGGCGTTCAGTTGAACCTGTCGATGGAAGTGCTGAATAGCCCAATGGGCAGTGCAATACTTTCCGGGAATGAAATTCCAGCCGGCGCAACGCCTATTGCCCAAGCCTACGCAGGCCATCAGTTTGGGAACTTCGCTCCACAACTCGGCGATGGTCGGGCCTTGCTCCTGGGTGAGGTATTGGGGGAAGACGGCCGTCGTAGAGATCTGGCCTTTAAAGGATCGGGGCCGACCCCCTTTTCTCGCGGTGGAGATGGGAAAGCGGCGGTGGGCCCGGTGCTCCGGGAATACCTCATCGGAGAATTCATGCATGCCATGGGTATTCCGACCACTCGCGCACTCGCCGCGGTCTGGACAGGCGAACCAGTTTTTCGTGAGCGTCCGTTGCCGGGGGCTATATTGACCCGCGTCGCGGCCAGTCATCTGCGAATTGGCACCTTTGAATTCTTCGCGGCGCGTGAGGAACCACGCCAGGTACAACGACTCGTGGACTATGCGATCCGACGGCACGATCCTCAGCTCACCGACCATCCTCATCGGTATCAGGAATGGTTCCGGGCCGTGGCTGACCGACAGGCGAGTCTTGTCGCTCGCTGGATGTTGGTCGGTTTCATCCATGGCGTGATGAATACAGACAACACGACGATCTCCGGCGAGACCATCGATTACGGACCCTGTGCGTTTATGGAGGCGTACGACCCACATGCGGTGTTTAGTTCAATCGACTCGCAGGGTCGGTATGCCTATCACAACCAGCCGCACATCCTGCGATGGAATTTGGCACGTCTTGCCGAAGCCATTGCTCCGTTGATGAATACTGTTTCCGGCAAACCTGTCGTCCACCCGCTCATCGAGGTCCTGGAAACTTTTCCGGCTCGCTACCACGACTATTGGCTTACAGGCCTTCGGAAGAAGCTCGGCCTTTCCACGAGCGAGCAAGGGGACGACGCGCTCGCCGAGGAATGGTTGGCATTGCTCCACACACAAGGCGCCGATTACACGCTCGCCTGGCGATACCTCGCCGACGCAGCGGAGGGGAACGTCCGTCCGCTTCAGGCCATGTTTCATGAGCCTTCAGTCCTCTCGTTGTGGCTGAAGCGGTGGCGCATGCGTCTTGATCGTGAGTGCGTTGGAGCGGAGGCACAGGCTGCATCTATGCGGCACACAAACCCGCTGTACATTCCACGGAATCATCGTGTTGAGGAAGCGCTGACCGCTGCTACAGACCATGCTGACCTTGCACCATTCGATCGGCTGTTGAAAGCCGTGACTCGACCGTTTGATGAAGATCCGGAGCTCCATGCCTATGTCGCCCCCGCACCTACTGAAGTGACGGCCTGTTATCAAACGTTCTGCGGTACGTGA
- a CDS encoding cytochrome P460 family protein — translation MNRLLFGVLFLACGAIGLTGLSIAEQEKPFAPNVDVATGALRVPDNYTEWPTLGTWAHANTDEKLEKNGPGLHEYHTVYTQPSTIAHYKKTGQFPDGAVLVKELLNAETMAMTTGPAVGHATTLKGWFVLVRDTKGRYKDSMVWGDGWAWGLFNKGDMGHSVTKNYKVECVPCHIPARGMASANAAEADKWIYTLGYPILQKQ, via the coding sequence ATGAATCGACTACTTTTCGGAGTTCTTTTTCTTGCATGCGGGGCTATAGGGCTGACCGGATTATCCATTGCAGAACAAGAAAAACCGTTCGCACCGAACGTCGACGTCGCCACGGGAGCTTTGCGCGTGCCAGACAACTACACAGAATGGCCCACGCTCGGTACCTGGGCTCACGCCAACACTGATGAGAAATTGGAAAAAAATGGGCCCGGCCTCCACGAGTATCACACGGTGTATACGCAGCCATCAACGATTGCCCACTATAAGAAGACGGGACAGTTCCCGGACGGCGCGGTGTTGGTGAAGGAACTCTTAAATGCCGAAACGATGGCGATGACCACGGGGCCCGCAGTCGGTCATGCCACCACTCTCAAAGGTTGGTTTGTGCTCGTGCGCGATACAAAGGGACGGTATAAAGATTCCATGGTATGGGGAGATGGGTGGGCCTGGGGTCTCTTTAATAAGGGCGACATGGGTCACTCCGTCACGAAGAACTACAAAGTCGAATGTGTTCCCTGCCACATTCCTGCACGAGGAATGGCTTCGGCCAATGCGGCAGAAGCGGACAAATGGATCTACACCCTTGGCTACCCTATTTTGCAAAAACAATAG